The proteins below come from a single Crossiella sp. CA-258035 genomic window:
- a CDS encoding MbtH family NRPS accessory protein produces the protein MSEDGKYQVLVNDEEQYSLWPVGTELPAGWRAVGKQGTKDECMRHVDEVWTDMRPKSLRERMDNGAR, from the coding sequence ATGTCTGAGGACGGCAAGTACCAGGTGCTGGTCAACGACGAGGAGCAGTACTCGCTGTGGCCGGTGGGCACCGAGCTGCCGGCCGGGTGGCGGGCGGTCGGCAAGCAGGGCACCAAGGACGAGTGCATGCGGCACGTGGACGAGGTGTGGACCGACATGCGCCCGAAGAGCCTGCGCGAGCGGATGGACAACGGCGCCCGCTGA
- a CDS encoding MFS transporter, giving the protein MNTSTDTRPVPLSRNRNYQLLWVSQASAELGVNITTIAFPLLVLALTGSPSAASLVLVTMSAARLVVGLPAGALADRWNRKAVMVLCEAAQAVAAGSLVLALWWDVATVPHMVAVAAVIGVAAALFEPAEEATLPNLVPAEQLGTAVSINAARGYLAQLLGTAAGGFLFAVGRVVPFLVDLISHTVAFLGLLFLRIPKQERKSAPVGQLGSEIVTGVRWVWQQRPLRTMALCAVLLNLFFTAFYLVVIILAQTRNVPAGEIGVMASLLGVGGLLGALAAPLLHRLISPAVSIIGVFWVLTLLTPLTIWIDSGYLMGLLFAGMAFTLPAANTTISTYQLLLTPDELRGRLGGVMGVATGVAGTAGPALGGVLMELLPATTAVLVCTGGIALTALLVTLSPTLRNFPRPTVPVEEHGATTTEERAS; this is encoded by the coding sequence GTGAACACCAGCACCGACACCCGGCCGGTTCCGCTGTCCCGCAACCGGAACTACCAGTTGCTGTGGGTCAGCCAGGCCAGCGCGGAGCTGGGCGTGAACATCACCACCATCGCCTTCCCGTTGCTGGTGCTGGCGCTCACCGGCTCACCGTCGGCCGCCAGCCTGGTGCTGGTCACCATGTCCGCGGCCCGGCTGGTGGTCGGGCTGCCGGCCGGTGCGCTGGCCGATCGGTGGAACCGCAAGGCGGTGATGGTGCTCTGCGAGGCCGCGCAGGCGGTCGCCGCGGGCAGCCTGGTGCTGGCGCTGTGGTGGGACGTGGCCACCGTGCCGCACATGGTCGCGGTGGCCGCGGTGATCGGCGTGGCCGCGGCGCTGTTCGAGCCCGCCGAGGAAGCCACGCTGCCCAACCTGGTCCCCGCCGAGCAGCTCGGCACGGCGGTGTCGATCAACGCCGCCCGCGGCTACCTGGCCCAGCTGCTGGGCACCGCGGCCGGCGGGTTCCTGTTCGCGGTCGGCCGGGTGGTGCCGTTCCTGGTCGACCTGATCAGCCACACCGTCGCCTTCCTCGGCCTGCTGTTCCTGCGGATCCCCAAGCAGGAGCGGAAGTCCGCGCCGGTCGGGCAGCTGGGCAGCGAGATCGTCACCGGGGTGCGCTGGGTGTGGCAGCAGCGTCCACTTCGGACGATGGCGCTGTGCGCGGTGCTGCTCAACCTGTTCTTCACCGCGTTCTACCTGGTCGTGATCATCCTGGCGCAGACCAGGAACGTGCCCGCCGGCGAGATCGGCGTGATGGCCTCGCTGCTCGGCGTCGGCGGACTGCTCGGCGCGCTGGCCGCACCGCTGCTGCACCGGCTGATCAGCCCAGCGGTGTCCATCATCGGCGTGTTCTGGGTGCTCACCCTGCTGACCCCGCTGACCATCTGGATCGACAGCGGTTACCTGATGGGCCTGCTGTTCGCGGGCATGGCCTTCACCCTGCCCGCGGCCAACACCACGATCAGCACCTACCAGCTGCTGCTCACCCCCGACGAGCTGCGCGGCAGGCTCGGCGGCGTGATGGGCGTGGCCACCGGCGTCGCGGGCACCGCGGGCCCCGCGCTCGGCGGTGTGCTGATGGAGCTGCTGCCCGCCACCACCGCGGTGCTGGTGTGCACCGGCGGCATCGCGCTGACGGCCTTGCTCGTCACGCTCAGCCCCACGTTGAGGAACTTCCCCCGGCCGACTGTGCCTGTTGAAGAGCATGGGGCCACCACCACTGAGGAAAGGGCAAGTTGA
- a CDS encoding helix-turn-helix domain-containing protein, with translation MPLGRWTGVSHPELDEITVDDVLHALADPIRRAIIRLLQAEGDRPCGTFGLPVAASTLSFHFRALRKGGLIRQYDEGRQRMNTLRIAELDTRFPGLVAAVLSSAD, from the coding sequence GTGCCCCTCGGCCGCTGGACCGGCGTCTCACACCCCGAACTCGACGAGATCACCGTCGACGACGTGCTGCACGCCCTCGCCGACCCCATCCGCCGCGCGATCATCCGGCTGCTCCAGGCCGAGGGCGACCGCCCGTGCGGCACGTTCGGGCTCCCGGTCGCCGCGTCGACCCTGAGCTTCCACTTCCGCGCCCTGCGCAAGGGCGGCCTCATCCGCCAGTACGACGAGGGCAGGCAGCGGATGAACACGTTGCGCATCGCCGAACTGGACACCAGGTTCCCCGGTCTGGTGGCCGCCGTGCTCAGTTCCGCGGACTGA